TCAACAAGGGCTATTGCCGCCAGGCCACGACCGACGCCTTGATCGCGGAGATGGGGGGAGGGGTTTAAGGTAGTTCCCGAAACGGGAAAACCCTCTTGTTCCCAATACGGGAATGGCGTATAAGTGCCCATGAGGATCATCGCCACCAGCAACCTCGCCAAATACGCGGAAAAGCATCCCGAGACGCTGACCGCGCTGGTTCATTGGCAGACGGTGGCGAAGGCGGCGAATTGGAAGTCGACGCAGGAAGTCCTCGGCTTCTTCACCAAGGCCAAGGTTCTGAATGCCGAGCGCGTGCGCTTCGAGATCGCCGGCGGCAATTACCGACTGATCGTTTCGTTCAATTTCGTGGTCGGCATCGCCTTCATCAAGTTCATCGGCACTCATGCCGAATACGACAAGATCAACGCGCTGACCGTCTCGCAGTTTTAGGAGGCCGCCGTGAAAATCCGCCCCATCCGTACCGACGCCGATCATGAAGCCGCCCTCAGGGAGGTAGAGCGCCTGTGGAACGCGGCCCCCGGTTCGCCGGACGCCGACAAGCTCGATATCCTCGCCACCCTGATCGAGGCCTACGAGGCCAAGCGTTACCCCCTTCCCGCGGTCGACCCGATCGACTTCCTCAAGGCCCACATGGAAGCGACGGGGCGCCAGCAAAGCGACCTCGCCGCGCTCCTGGGCTCCAAGCCCCGCGCCTCCGAGATCCTCAACCGCAAGCGTGTGCTCACCGTCGAGATGATCTACAAGCTCCACTCGGCCTGGGACATTCCGGCGGAAGCGCTGGTGCGCCCGTATCACGACGCGGCCTGAAGATGCTGACCGACCGTTTCGACGAAGCCCTGGCCTATGCCAGCCGACTGCACCGCGCCCAGGTGCGCAAGGGTACGAGCATCCCCTACGTC
This DNA window, taken from Oleomonas cavernae, encodes the following:
- a CDS encoding helix-turn-helix domain-containing protein — translated: MKIRPIRTDADHEAALREVERLWNAAPGSPDADKLDILATLIEAYEAKRYPLPAVDPIDFLKAHMEATGRQQSDLAALLGSKPRASEILNRKRVLTVEMIYKLHSAWDIPAEALVRPYHDAA
- a CDS encoding type II toxin-antitoxin system HigB family toxin; the protein is MRIIATSNLAKYAEKHPETLTALVHWQTVAKAANWKSTQEVLGFFTKAKVLNAERVRFEIAGGNYRLIVSFNFVVGIAFIKFIGTHAEYDKINALTVSQF